From a region of the Candidatus Chromulinivoraceae bacterium genome:
- a CDS encoding co-chaperone GroES has translation MSTPIKPLADRVVSVREVAKTQTASGIYLPDNAKEKPVMAEVKAVGPDVKGIKVGDKIIYKEYSTTELKIDGTEYLIVKEEDVLATV, from the coding sequence ATGAGTACACCTATTAAACCTCTGGCGGATCGTGTCGTTTCGGTTCGAGAAGTTGCAAAGACGCAAACGGCAAGTGGTATTTATCTACCAGATAACGCAAAAGAGAAACCGGTCATGGCTGAAGTTAAAGCTGTCGGGCCGGATGTCAAAGGTATAAAAGTAGGCGATAAAATCATCTACAAAGAATATTCAACCACTGAGCTTAAAATTGATGGTACTGAATATCTGATTGTTAAAGAGGAAGACGTACTAGCTACTGTTTAA
- a CDS encoding peptidoglycan bridge formation glycyltransferase FemA/FemB family protein codes for MTIHFASPDQIEDWDAHILSNPDHGNVFQSYEFAQQKRLGRWTPRFIMAGNTAITVLEKRPFGFSKLWYLPKGPGVSTIRQLDDLLPALRNFAQKNGVFAIKIEPELLKKEETLADLMKLGLKRVRPIQPNFSTVTLDISPDLDTVMAHLNQKGRHAIHRAERDGVITKRVEATDENCDIMYNLLAETAADSFNIRDKEYYIRFWKRYAEANLGQLFFAYFENKPVAGAFALIFGKKSTYKDGASVRERTAYGASHLLQWEVITWAKERGAIIHDLCGAPPSSQINNSDHPHYGIGRFKTSFNKEVTDYIGAYDVVINPTLYSLWEKLGERVALRLHYTLHHDSYY; via the coding sequence ATGACCATACATTTCGCCTCACCAGACCAAATTGAAGATTGGGATGCACATATTCTCTCAAACCCAGATCATGGCAACGTGTTCCAGAGTTATGAATTTGCACAGCAAAAGAGACTCGGTAGATGGACACCCCGTTTTATCATGGCTGGTAACACTGCTATTACCGTACTAGAGAAACGTCCGTTTGGATTTTCGAAGTTATGGTATCTACCTAAAGGCCCGGGCGTTTCAACCATCCGACAGCTGGACGACCTTCTGCCTGCACTTAGAAACTTCGCGCAAAAAAATGGGGTATTTGCCATCAAAATAGAGCCGGAGCTCCTGAAAAAAGAAGAGACGCTCGCAGATCTTATGAAGCTAGGTCTAAAGCGCGTGCGTCCAATCCAGCCAAACTTCTCTACTGTTACGCTTGATATTTCGCCAGATCTAGACACAGTTATGGCTCACCTCAACCAAAAGGGTCGCCACGCCATTCACCGTGCTGAACGCGACGGTGTCATTACAAAACGTGTCGAGGCTACTGATGAAAATTGCGACATCATGTATAACTTGCTCGCCGAAACGGCCGCTGATTCGTTTAACATACGTGACAAGGAATATTATATTCGCTTTTGGAAGCGATATGCCGAAGCTAATCTTGGACAATTATTTTTTGCTTATTTTGAGAATAAACCGGTTGCCGGCGCGTTCGCTCTTATATTCGGTAAAAAAAGCACCTATAAAGATGGGGCCTCGGTGCGAGAACGTACCGCCTATGGTGCGAGCCACCTCTTGCAGTGGGAAGTTATTACATGGGCAAAAGAGCGCGGAGCGATTATTCACGATCTTTGTGGCGCTCCACCATCTAGTCAAATCAATAACTCCGATCACCCGCACTATGGCATAGGACGATTTAAGACAAGTTTCAATAAAGAAGTTACTGATTACATTGGCGCTTACGATGTAGTTATTAACCCAACGCTCTACTCACTCTGGGAGAAGCTAGGCGAACGAGTTGCACTTCGCCTTCACTACACACTTCACCACGACAGTTATTACTAG
- a CDS encoding UDP-N-acetylmuramoyl-L-alanyl-D-glutamate--2,6-diaminopimelate ligase — translation MKQQVVKGVRKLLPETAIRGLEEVYRRGRVQLISAKYGYPAKNLKVIAVTGTNGKTTTCNYLNEILKEAGYKTAMFTTAIIEVSGKRNINDLNATVATTERMQQFFRDAKKDKVDYVVLEITSHALQQHKLSTVPIEVAVMTNLTQDHLDYHKTMENYARAKGILFASDPKFIVLNRDDEWFDFFDKYKASAQKITYGENQEAEARIDRTKLYKKGSEATIVIDHQTKIELATALPGKFNIYNMTAAASAAYLLGVSVNDIVEGIANLEGVPGRFERVVEGKGFDVIVDYAHTPDALDKLLESAKTITKNRIILVFGATGDRDKGKRPIMGGIAAKYADRIVLTDDESYSEDPQSIRDQVREGVEQAGGSIKLTELGDRREAIAKALSIAMKGDTVLITGMGHEQFRIVNGERLPWNDGDVVREIMAKK, via the coding sequence ATGAAACAACAGGTGGTAAAAGGGGTAAGAAAATTACTGCCGGAGACAGCAATCCGAGGGTTAGAAGAGGTGTATCGTCGAGGGCGCGTGCAACTTATTAGTGCAAAGTACGGTTATCCAGCAAAGAACCTCAAGGTTATTGCCGTGACAGGCACGAATGGTAAAACTACCACATGTAATTACTTAAATGAGATCTTAAAAGAAGCTGGTTATAAGACAGCAATGTTTACGACAGCTATTATTGAGGTCTCTGGTAAGCGCAACATTAATGATCTTAATGCGACTGTAGCCACTACTGAGCGTATGCAACAGTTTTTCCGTGATGCAAAGAAAGACAAGGTTGACTATGTAGTACTAGAAATAACCAGTCATGCGCTACAACAGCACAAACTCTCTACAGTGCCTATTGAAGTGGCGGTTATGACGAATCTAACGCAAGATCATTTGGACTATCACAAGACAATGGAAAACTACGCCAGGGCAAAAGGTATTTTATTTGCGAGCGATCCAAAGTTCATTGTGTTAAACCGTGACGACGAATGGTTTGATTTTTTTGACAAATACAAAGCATCGGCTCAGAAGATCACCTATGGCGAGAACCAAGAGGCGGAGGCGAGAATCGACCGCACAAAACTTTACAAAAAAGGTAGTGAGGCAACGATTGTTATCGATCATCAGACTAAAATTGAGCTGGCGACAGCACTTCCTGGTAAGTTCAATATCTACAACATGACAGCGGCGGCTTCTGCGGCCTACCTGCTCGGGGTGAGTGTTAATGACATTGTTGAAGGTATCGCCAATCTAGAGGGTGTGCCTGGACGTTTTGAGCGCGTCGTAGAGGGTAAAGGGTTCGATGTTATCGTTGATTACGCTCATACACCCGATGCGCTTGATAAGTTGCTTGAGTCGGCAAAAACCATTACCAAAAACCGTATTATATTGGTGTTCGGTGCAACAGGTGATCGGGATAAGGGAAAACGACCAATTATGGGTGGGATCGCAGCAAAGTATGCAGACAGGATCGTCCTGACGGACGATGAAAGTTATAGCGAAGATCCACAATCAATTCGCGATCAGGTTCGTGAGGGTGTAGAACAAGCTGGTGGATCGATTAAACTCACGGAGTTGGGTGACCGACGCGAGGCAATTGCCAAGGCGCTTTCGATCGCTATGAAGGGCGACACGGTGCTTATTACGGGTATGGGCCATGAACAATTCCGTATTGTGAATGGTGAACGTCTTCCATGGAATGACGGTGACGTGGTACGTGAAATCATGGCTAAAAAATAA
- a CDS encoding polymer-forming cytoskeletal protein, which produces MKKVRIILFALLLGVVPLLAFAGTSYAADFINGNNVIVQKNETIDHTLFIAGNNVEVDGTVNGDVFCAGQNITINATVNGDVICGGMNIEIGGTVSGSVRAAGQVVTLTGSIAHNASLVGNTVKVDASSKVGEDLQTAGNISTINGAVMRDVDAAGNTVNLNGVIGRDIQAYTDDLQLQSNAKIGGGVTYYSHNQLTKATDASVIGAITQKQPQERQKQTEMNPVPGIILSLVMLLTLSFTLLALFPRKLKSLTDLALTKPGTTILIGLAACIGAPVLIIASFMTVIGVFVGLTLLFAWIIIMLISGVLASYYTGRLVFMRSAQHPFVVMLTGVLIVSILLIIPIVNILTIIAIGLLGSGMVIRHIFATTSTPRYETLSHPTKLRKKAL; this is translated from the coding sequence ATGAAAAAAGTAAGAATCATACTTTTTGCGCTTCTGCTTGGGGTTGTTCCGCTACTCGCATTCGCCGGAACGTCCTACGCAGCAGATTTTATAAACGGTAATAACGTTATAGTTCAGAAGAACGAAACAATTGACCATACGCTATTCATTGCGGGTAATAATGTAGAGGTAGACGGAACTGTCAATGGTGACGTCTTCTGTGCTGGTCAAAATATTACCATTAACGCAACGGTGAACGGTGATGTTATCTGCGGTGGCATGAACATAGAGATAGGTGGCACAGTAAGCGGCAGTGTGCGCGCAGCTGGGCAGGTAGTCACTCTTACAGGCTCTATTGCCCACAATGCTAGTCTTGTCGGTAATACCGTCAAGGTAGATGCGAGTAGTAAAGTAGGAGAAGACCTTCAAACCGCTGGTAATATTTCGACCATAAATGGAGCGGTTATGCGTGATGTTGATGCTGCCGGCAACACCGTTAATCTTAATGGTGTTATTGGTCGCGACATACAAGCCTACACCGATGACCTTCAGTTGCAATCTAATGCAAAGATTGGCGGCGGTGTTACCTATTATAGTCACAACCAACTCACAAAGGCTACCGATGCATCCGTCATTGGTGCAATAACTCAAAAACAGCCACAGGAACGACAAAAACAAACAGAGATGAATCCCGTTCCGGGCATTATCCTCTCGCTTGTCATGCTCCTTACGCTATCATTCACCCTCCTTGCCCTCTTCCCGCGCAAGCTTAAAAGCCTTACTGACCTGGCGCTCACTAAGCCTGGCACAACCATACTTATTGGCCTTGCTGCCTGTATTGGTGCGCCGGTCCTTATTATTGCCAGTTTTATGACTGTCATCGGTGTGTTTGTTGGGCTCACTCTTCTGTTTGCCTGGATAATCATTATGCTGATTAGTGGCGTGCTTGCCAGCTATTACACTGGCCGCCTAGTCTTTATGCGCTCAGCTCAGCACCCATTTGTTGTCATGCTAACGGGAGTACTGATTGTTTCGATTCTGCTTATTATTCCTATTGTGAATATCCTCACCATTATTGCGATCGGGCTTCTTGGCAGTGGCATGGTTATACGTCATATTTTTGCCACCACTTCCACGCCTCGCTACGAGACACTTAGTCACCCAACAAAACTACGAAAGAAGGCTCTATAG
- a CDS encoding cupredoxin domain-containing protein, whose translation MNKKIMWIVGAIIVIALALGAYIAMQKTPTTSSSTANSGNQTAAATITYSASGFTPSSTTVKSGDIVAVKNTSSQELQMDSGPHPAHTDDTDLNIGAVPIGQTVTFTVTKKGTFSYHNHLNPSDEGSITIQ comes from the coding sequence ATGAACAAAAAAATCATGTGGATCGTAGGAGCTATCATCGTCATCGCCTTAGCGTTAGGAGCATATATCGCCATGCAAAAGACCCCCACAACCTCTTCAAGTACAGCCAACTCCGGCAACCAAACAGCTGCGGCCACAATCACCTACAGTGCAAGTGGCTTTACGCCAAGTTCAACGACCGTTAAGTCGGGTGATATTGTCGCTGTTAAAAATACATCGTCACAGGAACTTCAAATGGACTCAGGTCCTCACCCCGCACACACCGACGATACTGACCTAAATATTGGTGCTGTTCCAATCGGTCAGACCGTCACCTTTACGGTCACTAAGAAAGGAACGTTCAGCTATCATAACCACCTAAACCCAAGCGATGAAGGTAGCATAACGATTCAATAA
- a CDS encoding L-threonylcarbamoyladenylate synthase, with protein MNEKIVSIDQAIDLLNQGAVGVMPTDTVYGVVSRATDQSAVRRMYALKSRERKPGTLIAATTRQLRSLSVPQVEIDKVKRWWPNPLSAVLIMNGNEYLHQGVGDIAMRVVANPGIKRVLEQTGPLITSSANLPGKPGATTVAEAYTYFGDAVDFYVDGGRIADALPSTIIRPRGDVIDILRQGSVTL; from the coding sequence ATGAACGAGAAAATTGTATCTATCGACCAAGCAATAGACCTCCTTAACCAAGGTGCTGTAGGTGTTATGCCCACAGATACCGTTTACGGCGTCGTTTCAAGGGCGACCGATCAGTCAGCGGTAAGGAGAATGTATGCATTAAAGAGTCGGGAGCGAAAACCGGGAACGCTTATCGCCGCGACCACACGTCAGCTTCGATCACTTTCAGTTCCTCAGGTCGAAATCGACAAAGTAAAACGATGGTGGCCCAACCCTCTCAGTGCAGTACTTATCATGAATGGCAACGAGTATCTTCATCAGGGAGTAGGTGACATTGCTATGCGTGTTGTCGCCAATCCAGGAATAAAAAGGGTATTAGAGCAAACCGGCCCACTTATTACTTCAAGCGCTAATCTACCGGGTAAGCCCGGGGCAACTACTGTTGCCGAAGCGTATACCTATTTCGGCGATGCTGTTGATTTTTATGTTGACGGTGGTCGGATTGCCGACGCCCTACCCTCGACCATTATTCGTCCACGCGGAGACGTCATAGACATCCTGCGTCAAGGTTCCGTAACACTTTAG
- the tsaD gene encoding tRNA (adenosine(37)-N6)-threonylcarbamoyltransferase complex transferase subunit TsaD, protein MKVLGIESSCDETAASIVEDGRRLLSNVVNSQIDIHAHYGGVIPEIAARSHIEVINPVINQALRDASLTWDDIDAIAVTYAPGLVGSLLVGTLAARTLAITKNKPLYPIHHVEGHVYANFITEQTEHLGLTLPSKQPEFPMLALIVSGGHSQLVLFKDHGDYELLGQTQDDAVGEAFDKVAKIIGLPYPGGPAIARLAPTGNAHKYLFPKARLHNPYDFSFSGLKTAVLRTVQREVGEDYTFPSHELPARLNDVQRADFAASFQHVAIETLVDKTEKAYDAYLPKSVVIAGGVAANQELRLQLTARIPISIEYAPMSLCTDNAAMIATLGYYYAQVKEPVDPYDFEVIPSVSMAKTAWNKS, encoded by the coding sequence ATGAAAGTACTTGGCATCGAGAGCAGTTGTGATGAAACCGCTGCATCCATCGTTGAAGATGGACGCAGACTTCTTAGTAATGTCGTTAATTCGCAAATAGATATTCACGCCCACTACGGCGGGGTCATCCCTGAGATTGCCGCACGTAGCCATATCGAGGTTATAAACCCCGTCATTAACCAAGCACTTAGAGACGCTAGCCTTACTTGGGATGATATAGATGCTATTGCCGTTACCTACGCCCCAGGACTCGTCGGTTCGCTCCTTGTTGGCACCCTTGCCGCTCGCACGTTGGCCATTACAAAAAATAAACCGCTGTACCCCATCCACCATGTCGAAGGTCATGTGTACGCTAACTTTATCACTGAACAAACCGAACATCTTGGCCTCACTCTCCCATCTAAACAGCCCGAATTCCCTATGCTTGCACTTATCGTCAGTGGTGGACATTCACAACTCGTGCTATTTAAGGACCATGGTGACTATGAATTGCTTGGCCAAACTCAAGATGACGCCGTCGGTGAAGCTTTTGATAAAGTAGCTAAAATCATCGGTCTTCCCTACCCTGGCGGCCCGGCAATCGCAAGGCTCGCTCCTACAGGCAACGCACATAAATATCTTTTTCCAAAGGCACGTCTGCATAACCCATATGACTTTAGTTTTTCTGGCCTCAAAACAGCCGTTCTAAGGACTGTTCAACGTGAGGTAGGGGAAGATTACACTTTTCCCTCTCATGAGCTTCCTGCACGCTTAAATGACGTTCAGCGAGCGGATTTTGCAGCTAGTTTCCAGCATGTCGCGATTGAAACGCTTGTTGATAAGACAGAGAAGGCCTATGATGCATACTTGCCAAAGTCTGTTGTTATTGCAGGTGGAGTCGCAGCCAATCAAGAGCTGAGGTTGCAGTTGACCGCTCGCATTCCTATTTCCATCGAATATGCTCCAATGTCACTTTGTACTGATAATGCCGCGATGATCGCAACCCTCGGTTACTACTACGCACAGGTTAAAGAACCTGTAGATCCCTACGATTTTGAAGTGATTCCTAGCGTCTCCATGGCCAAGACAGCCTGGAATAAATCGTAG
- a CDS encoding peptidoglycan bridge formation glycyltransferase FemA/FemB family protein produces the protein MTSVDTCERQEEWDEEVLTRNGHPLQLWGWGEVKAAHNWRVSRVFVKEDDKIIGAAQLLIRKLPFPFKALVYVPRGPVAAEEVREVVLDTLAEYVKDIYGAVAISVEPDWEKMPSAKGWIQTSNTILIPRTLILDLTKTEDELLADMAKKTRQYIRKSGSESIDVRRVKNREELDGCLTIYKQTAERAGFGIHSDKYYHDIYEKMDDFSPVFAAFSEGKPIAFLWLAISQETAFELYGGMNDDGQQLRANYALKWHVVQTMKKWGIERYDFNGLLNDGVSTFKQGFASHEDMLAGSYDKPLSPLYSVWTKALPAGKKVLQKLKNR, from the coding sequence ATGACATCGGTAGACACTTGCGAGCGACAGGAAGAATGGGACGAGGAAGTCCTGACACGGAATGGCCATCCACTCCAACTTTGGGGGTGGGGAGAAGTAAAAGCGGCACATAACTGGCGGGTAAGCAGAGTCTTTGTGAAGGAAGACGACAAGATCATTGGCGCGGCACAGTTGTTGATTCGTAAACTTCCATTTCCATTTAAAGCATTAGTATATGTACCCCGAGGGCCTGTAGCAGCAGAAGAGGTAAGGGAAGTAGTACTTGATACTTTGGCTGAATATGTAAAAGATATTTATGGCGCTGTAGCAATCTCTGTGGAGCCCGACTGGGAAAAGATGCCATCAGCGAAAGGGTGGATCCAAACTTCTAATACGATTCTTATCCCACGTACTCTTATTCTTGACCTAACCAAAACAGAAGATGAGCTGCTCGCGGATATGGCCAAAAAGACTCGACAGTATATTCGAAAATCGGGCAGTGAGTCTATTGATGTGCGTAGGGTAAAGAATAGGGAAGAGCTTGACGGATGTCTAACTATCTATAAACAGACTGCAGAGCGTGCTGGTTTCGGTATTCATAGTGATAAGTATTATCATGACATCTACGAAAAAATGGACGATTTTTCACCTGTCTTTGCAGCGTTCTCTGAAGGGAAGCCGATCGCATTCTTATGGCTCGCCATTAGTCAAGAAACGGCGTTCGAGCTTTATGGTGGTATGAATGATGATGGACAGCAGCTACGTGCTAACTATGCACTCAAATGGCACGTAGTCCAGACGATGAAAAAGTGGGGGATCGAGCGCTACGACTTCAACGGTCTCTTGAATGATGGTGTCAGCACTTTTAAACAAGGCTTTGCTTCGCATGAGGATATGTTGGCGGGTTCTTATGACAAGCCGCTCTCACCCCTTTACTCGGTATGGACAAAAGCATTGCCGGCAGGCAAGAAAGTACTCCAAAAACTTAAAAATCGTTGA
- a CDS encoding valine--tRNA ligase, which translates to MKLSKIYDPNQYEPNIYAMWEEADAFAPTGKGEPYSIVMPPPNANGNLHLGHALMGAVEDILIRYHRMTGKDVAYIPGADHAGFETWVVYERELAKKGQSRFDFSREQLYSQVWNFVEQNRGNMELQLRALGVSASWKDLVFTLDEKVIDTVFETFKKLWEEKLIYRGERIVNYCTVHQTSFADIEVEHKNEKGKLWKIAYPMMDKIGEIIIATTRPETMFGDVAIAVHPDDARYKDLIGKHVMLPLTDREIPIIADEYVDPTFGTGAVKVTPAHDPNDFEMGERHKLERIQVIDHQGKMINTPEQFMGLDIETARKRVLGALEAAELSRGEEDIEHAVGHCYKCGSIIQPFLKDQWFLSVKPLAARAIEAVKSGEINFTPATRKAALIQYYESLRDWNLSRQIPWGIPIPAFQNVNDPDDWIFDNRVDEKTIVVNDATYLRDEDTFDTWFSSGQWPYITTDYLANGPMSRFYPNSVMETGHDILYAWVAKMIMLGLYRTGKAPFKDVYLHGMVLDQHGQKMSKSKGNVINPMELVAEYGSDALRLGITASRSAGQNQAFATSKVMAGRNFCNKLWNIARFIEDKLGDNYQPRAIEPKSMADHWIIRQLNQAAEETAQQIESYRFAEAGETIYHAVWDDVADWFIEASKIEENLDMLAYVLDISLKIAHPYAPFVTETIWQSLSWHQDLLVTTAWPDTHAFDDIAAAEFSRLQNLVVEARYVMSELPGNERYVMLYQNDALVADNAALIKHLARLKDIQPIDTPRGLRLAASGREAWLDLNEETLYEHQSNLETRLAETRAFVNTLEGRLANESYVKKAPEHLVEESRKQLEMKKELIDRLEAELSVLS; encoded by the coding sequence ATGAAGCTATCCAAGATCTACGACCCAAATCAATATGAGCCAAATATTTACGCTATGTGGGAAGAAGCGGATGCTTTTGCCCCAACAGGGAAGGGCGAGCCTTACAGTATCGTTATGCCGCCGCCAAATGCGAACGGGAACCTACACTTAGGACACGCACTTATGGGGGCGGTTGAGGACATTCTTATTCGCTATCACCGCATGACAGGTAAGGATGTTGCCTACATCCCAGGAGCCGATCATGCCGGTTTTGAAACTTGGGTTGTGTATGAGAGAGAACTCGCTAAAAAAGGTCAAAGTCGTTTCGACTTTTCACGCGAGCAGCTCTATAGCCAGGTATGGAACTTCGTCGAACAAAACAGAGGCAATATGGAGCTCCAACTACGAGCGCTAGGGGTAAGTGCCAGTTGGAAAGACCTCGTATTTACGCTCGATGAAAAAGTTATCGATACTGTCTTTGAAACATTCAAGAAGCTATGGGAAGAAAAGCTTATTTACCGTGGCGAACGGATTGTCAACTATTGTACCGTTCACCAAACAAGTTTTGCCGATATAGAGGTGGAGCACAAAAACGAAAAAGGTAAGCTCTGGAAGATTGCATACCCCATGATGGACAAGATCGGCGAAATCATCATCGCCACCACACGTCCTGAGACAATGTTCGGTGATGTTGCGATTGCTGTTCATCCAGACGACGCGCGCTACAAAGACCTGATAGGGAAGCACGTCATGCTTCCGCTTACTGACCGCGAGATTCCAATTATCGCTGACGAGTACGTCGACCCTACATTTGGCACAGGAGCCGTTAAGGTTACTCCTGCACATGACCCTAATGATTTTGAAATGGGGGAGCGCCATAAGCTAGAGCGTATCCAAGTCATCGACCACCAAGGTAAAATGATCAACACACCAGAACAGTTTATGGGTCTCGATATCGAAACCGCTCGTAAACGTGTCCTAGGCGCTCTAGAAGCTGCCGAACTTAGTCGCGGCGAAGAAGATATCGAACACGCCGTCGGTCACTGCTACAAGTGTGGCAGTATTATTCAACCATTTCTTAAAGACCAGTGGTTCCTATCCGTAAAACCGCTCGCTGCTCGTGCGATCGAAGCTGTTAAAAGTGGCGAAATCAACTTCACTCCAGCAACAAGGAAAGCTGCCCTGATTCAGTACTATGAAAGTCTCCGCGATTGGAACCTAAGTCGCCAGATTCCTTGGGGCATTCCGATCCCAGCCTTCCAAAACGTTAACGATCCTGACGATTGGATCTTTGACAATCGAGTCGATGAGAAAACTATCGTTGTAAATGATGCAACATACTTACGAGATGAAGACACATTCGATACATGGTTCTCTAGCGGCCAATGGCCATACATCACCACTGATTATCTCGCAAACGGTCCGATGTCCCGCTTTTACCCAAACAGCGTCATGGAAACAGGGCATGACATCCTATACGCCTGGGTTGCAAAGATGATAATGCTTGGCCTCTACCGCACTGGCAAGGCGCCATTTAAGGATGTCTACCTTCACGGCATGGTACTCGACCAACATGGTCAAAAAATGAGCAAAAGCAAGGGAAATGTTATCAACCCAATGGAACTCGTTGCAGAGTACGGCTCCGATGCTCTTCGCCTTGGTATTACCGCCTCAAGAAGTGCAGGTCAAAATCAGGCCTTTGCTACTAGTAAAGTAATGGCCGGCCGCAACTTCTGCAATAAGCTATGGAACATTGCTCGTTTCATCGAAGACAAACTAGGGGATAACTACCAGCCACGTGCTATCGAGCCTAAGAGCATGGCTGATCACTGGATTATACGTCAGCTTAATCAAGCAGCCGAAGAGACGGCGCAACAGATCGAGAGCTACCGTTTTGCCGAGGCAGGGGAGACGATTTACCACGCCGTCTGGGATGACGTTGCCGACTGGTTTATTGAGGCAAGTAAAATCGAAGAGAACCTCGATATGCTCGCCTACGTTCTCGATATCAGCCTTAAAATCGCTCATCCGTACGCTCCATTTGTCACCGAAACTATCTGGCAATCCCTCAGCTGGCATCAAGATCTACTCGTCACTACAGCGTGGCCTGACACGCATGCGTTTGATGATATCGCTGCTGCAGAGTTCTCACGCCTGCAAAACCTTGTCGTTGAAGCCCGTTACGTCATGAGTGAGCTACCTGGTAACGAGCGTTACGTTATGCTGTATCAAAATGATGCACTAGTAGCTGATAACGCTGCCTTAATTAAGCACCTGGCACGCCTTAAAGACATCCAGCCTATCGACACTCCACGCGGCCTACGTCTTGCAGCTTCTGGTCGCGAAGCCTGGCTCGATCTTAACGAGGAAACCCTTTACGAGCATCAGTCAAACCTCGAAACACGCCTTGCGGAGACTCGCGCTTTCGTAAACACTCTCGAAGGTCGCCTCGCAAACGAAAGCTACGTGAAAAAAGCTCCTGAACATCTTGTAGAAGAGTCGCGTAAACAACTCGAGATGAAAAAAGAACTGATCGACCGGCTCGAGGCCGAACTATCTGTCCTAAGCTAA
- a CDS encoding 23S rRNA (pseudouridine(1915)-N(3))-methyltransferase RlmH, with translation MAIKIIAIGKKHEPWVEAGISRYETRLKRPFLTEWILLPHSAREGLVARQDESGRILTRLKPDDYVVLLDERGKLVDSPALARLLLQSLETSKTVVIIIGGAYGVDETVHDRADVVWSLSPLVFPHQLVRLILTEQLYRAQEIAAGHPYHHE, from the coding sequence GTGGCTATCAAAATTATCGCTATCGGTAAAAAACACGAACCTTGGGTAGAGGCGGGAATCTCACGCTATGAGACGCGTTTGAAGCGTCCGTTCTTAACCGAATGGATACTTTTGCCACACTCCGCTCGCGAGGGTCTCGTAGCGCGTCAGGACGAGTCTGGGCGCATACTGACGCGCCTTAAACCTGACGATTATGTTGTACTACTCGACGAGCGGGGCAAGCTAGTTGACTCCCCTGCCCTTGCCCGATTATTGCTACAGTCGCTAGAGACTTCAAAAACGGTGGTAATCATTATCGGGGGTGCATATGGAGTTGATGAAACTGTTCACGATCGAGCAGACGTCGTATGGTCGCTTTCTCCTCTCGTCTTCCCCCATCAGCTAGTGCGTCTTATACTGACTGAACAGCTCTATAGAGCGCAGGAGATAGCAGCGGGCCACCCGTACCATCACGAATAG